The proteins below are encoded in one region of Lactuca sativa cultivar Salinas chromosome 3, Lsat_Salinas_v11, whole genome shotgun sequence:
- the LOC111886482 gene encoding disease resistance response protein 206: MGPKRTPIILLLFMFLTVSSSHKYKNKKNYKPCKNLVLFFHDVVYNGQNAANATSAIVGAPEWANRTILASDFHFGNIVVFDDPITLDNNFHSPSIGRAQGQYIYDTKNTFTAWLAFSFVLNTTDYQGSIQFIGADPIMIKTRDISVVGGTGDFFMHRGVATIMTDAFEGEVYFRLRVDIKFYECW; this comes from the coding sequence ATGGGTCCAAAAAGAACCCCGATTATACTTCTTTTGTTCATGTTTCTTACGGTTTCTTCATCCCACAAATATAAAAACAAGAAAAATTACAAACCATGCAAGAACCTAGTCTTGTTCTTCCATGATGTTGTGTACAATGGGCAAAATGCAGCCAATGCAACATCAGCTATTGTGGGTGCACCTGAATGGGCCAACCGGACAATCTTGGCTAGTGATTTTCATTTTGGAAATATCGTGGTTTTTGATGACCCCATTACTTTAGACAACAACTTTCATTCCCCTTCTATTGGTCGAGCTCAAGGTCAATACATTTAtgacaccaagaacaccttcacTGCATGGCTAGCATTTTCGTTTGTGCTTAATACTACGGATTATCAGGGAAGCATTCAGTTTATTGGGGCTGATCCGATTATGATTAAGACTAGGGATATATCAGTGGTTGGTGGGACTGGTGACTTCTTTATGCATAGGGGGGTAGCGACTATTATGACCGATGCTTTTGAAGGTGAAGTTTATTTTAGGCTTCGTGTTGATATAAAGTTCTACGAATGTTGGTAA